The region TGCTAGGGCtcagtttcagattttttttttttttgaagaaacagctgaaaacaagcaagcaaacaaacaaacaaacaaaaacaacagaacaacaagCAATAAAAAGTAAcattctgtaaaatatttcagcacactgaaaaatgaatttaaccGTAATAGCCTCATATTCTGAAACATAAAAGTTTTGTCGGACAAAAATGGGAGCTGTTGGATTGGTCTGTTGGACTGCTGGGGGGCTCGTTTTTTAGGGAGCTGCTGTTGTCCGAGGCCTGTTcggtgacctttgacctcatgAAAGTTTGATGGTCCTCTGAGACGGGCACTGGGGTAGAACTGCAccagcagcacagagaggacTGTGGAAGGTGGGACAGTTAAAGGTTAGCAGGTCAGTGAACTTTGAGCCCTGTTTACACTGTGATATGGGGGGAAAACTGGAACAATACAGTACAgattcacacatttacactgacagCCAAACGTACAAGAAGCATCTAAACCACATATATCTAATCAAAGTTTtttggaaatgattaaaaatatcagttctattttttaaacaaatttgacATCTGGACATTCGCTAAGTGTCCAGGTCAGCTTTAAGTTCTGCTAATGCCTTGAATCGTTTCGGTGACATGAATATGAAACACCTGCTACATGCCATTCTATTTACCGGCCAATCTAAAGAAATATGCAAATTAGAATATGCTAATGATTCTGCTTTGGCCTATGGGTTAAGAGCTATTGTGGTGTCTGAACACAACTTCTCATACATGCAAATAACTCACTTTGCTAAAACCTGCTGCTTCACTTTGTCTCTGACTCTAATGTGGTTCAGATGAAGGggaatcaagaaaaaaaaaaaaaaaaacgagatgaataaaaaatgaCGTTACCTTAAAGTAGTTTTTGAATCTTTTGCTGACCATGTACAAGGCGATTGGATTGATGCACGAATTCAAAGATGCCATGTTGAGGCCAATATAGTTTAGGACCAAGAAAGCACTGGAGTAAGGAAAGCACAGCATATGTAAAACACATATGTAAAAACACATATGTAAAAACACATGCTGACCAAAGGTGAGTTTATGGCCTTGCCCCCCTGTCTTACCTCAGCAGATCACACCTGTTGGGGTCCGTTTCATCGTAAATGGTCGATTTCAGGATTCGGCTGAGATGCAGTGGCAgccaacaaacagcaaacaccaccaccaaactgAAAACAGTCTTCGCCACTTCACGCCTCTGAGAGAGACcacagaaagagataaaggaaaacagaaataaagtcaaaataaaatgtgtttactttccactttataatgtgtttatgtgtacagGTAGTTATGAGTAAAGCATAAATAGCATGCTCAGAATGTGTGGAGGACTACAAGGCatttatcaattttttttttgttggggggggggggtggttcctttgtgttctctgtaaaATCTGGGATGTTGTTGGTGTGCAAGTTCAGTCAGTATTTTGTGTATCTAGTGATTTTATGTTAATTATCATAAGGTGATTAGTTATGGAGATTACTCAGACAATGGCAGCAGGGCTCACGTGAAACATGTGACATcacatgaaatatataaaatcacATCTCAGCTTCACATGTTAAAGTTAACAGCCCCCAAAAGTGTAACTGTCAATTGGTTATACTGACCAATTTGTCAGCAATTTGGATAGTTTCCCCTGTTTACATTCAAATCGATCGTGTAGATGCCTGTATATTGAGACATACTGTCTTGTGAGCAGATGTCTAAACTTAAGGAATGCAGGGGGATAACTGAAACAAATCCACATCTCTCAGTCGACGAAGGCCAAGCTCTTGTAGCGGAGCAGGCGCCTTACTAAGCACATACCTGTCTGATATGCGAGCTGATGGCCGCGTGAGCGCCACTTGACGTCCTGAGCATCACACGGCTCATGAGGGTGTAGAAAACTGCCGTGCAGACCAGAGGcgcacagaaataaaacacaaacagccacCAGTCCTTGGCGGATTTGTAAAACtggaaagacaagaaaaggacAAATAGACGCCATTATAGATTCCACAGGAGGCTAAACAGATGGGTTTGTTTGTAGGATTTTCATTGGATAAAACAGTTGTCAATCACCTGGTACCATAATCACTTTTTAATGCCTGGAGGTAGGCCAAAGGTAATATAACATTTGTCTAAACGGTTTAAAATCTATAATCTAACTATAGTTACACTGTATAATAGAACTATAATCTAACTTTATAATCTAAACATAGATAACTCTACAAATCTAACTATACTGTAACTGTATAATCACACACTTTCACAAGCTCAGTGACTCACATTCTTGTGTCTTTTGAACATTTAGATCATGCCAGTTTGATTACAGTTGAGTATAAGAAAAACAATTACTGGGTGAAAATTAAAGGTACAAACTGAATGCTTAACAGCGTTATTTTTCATAAGTACCTCCATGAACGGAGAGGGCTGCACTGGATGAAGGAGACATATTCTCAGATGTTGCCCTTTATAATTCATTGTAATCACGTCAAAAGCGATAGCTTCGGGCACCGCCAGAAGAGTTGACATTGTCCATATCAATAGCAGCTTTACTGCCGTCCGCTTTGGAACTCCCAGTCCTTTCGTACGACTCCTTGACGCGACAGCCCGATACCTTTAACGTATGACATTGTACTTCATTCAAAAGCTTCTTTGATCAGGCACAACGTGGTTGTTACATTATAAATTGCCATTCACGACTCCTACAGCATGTAAAGAGTGATGTTTAGAGAGAACATTGCATAGCTAGTTCTGAAATTAGCCATAACATGCTAACTGAAGGATCTGTTATGTCATATTAGGTCTCACCTGTCGATGCTCAGAGCGCACAAGCTTAGTACTGTGATTCCAACAGAAGTTTTCTGAATGAACGGGACCATTTTGCAGATTGTAACACCAAACGGCCAGTCCACAGCCAAAAGCTAAacgataataaaaaaaaaaacacacacacacatctcatcacACTGACATTCATGTTAAATACATATcccaaatgttttaaaacttgAATATTTAACATTTCCCGTCATTAAAttgtatcatttaaaaaaaaaaggtatatgaTATTTACACAGCTCACCTTGTACACATTAATGGGTATATCTATAAAAACGTGTATGAGGTCCCCCAGAGCCAAACTGGCAATGATAATATTTGGTCCACTTCTCatacatttattttcctttatgaTTCTGAGTAAAGCAACGTTTCCAACTATTCCACACAAGAATACAACACAAGACACCACCGTGTTGATGTATTTGAATACGTCTTTGATTCTCGTTGGAGTTGTGCACATAGACagtggtctttctctctccggcGTTTTGAAGGCAGGGTGAGAGCTGTTCCATATTCTCTGTGAATTATCTTCGGTGTCGTTTGGAGATATAATTAATGCAACGAGGGAACTAGGGCTCAGACCTGGATCTTTTGTCTGTGCAAAAACTACAactgttttcaaaaacagtaTCACAAGGAAGCTTACTGTTTTCTCCATGAAGTATAATCACTCTGTTGCCTGAAAGACAAACAATTAGTCAAAGTTAATCTGTACAGAACTATACAAGAATAATGATACCATGAACACCAGAAATAGACAATAAACAAGGTGTATCTTACCTGCAGCTCGTTCCGAAAGTGAAGCAATAGCAGCACATAAACTTATACACCTGGGCTATAAGACGCCCCCCAAAAAGTTTACAAGCCTCGCATGGTGACAAGACACTGGAGTATAGTCTCAAACTCACCGAGTGATTCATTTAGGTCCACAGGCGTGTGCTGACGTGTGAAACTGCACTGTTCTGTTTGATTGTATACCCCACAACACGAGTATATGAGCAATGACACACTTGCCTGCATGTGACGGgccagacactgacacagacacacacaagacaatatacatatacatacatacatacatacatacatatatatatatacacacacgcacacacacgcacacacatatacttgaCAGGGTATGGAGAAGCATTCTGTGATATGAGTCATGTAAGTTTTTTACTGCCCGCAACCTAAATCGTCTGAAGTATTGTATGACTTTCTCTGTCATTACATTAGAACATTCGGAAAACAGTTGCCTTGGTGCATTGACCTTACCAACGTCGATTCGGAAATTTACTTACGAACCACGACGGTAGGCTAAGGAAGTTTGAAAACATCGATTTCTCAACGCATCATCAGTTTATATATCGATTCATGTATCTGAAGCTACACTATCGCACTTCGTGTTATTAACAACCCAACATCATTCTATACACAGCCCTCGCTGATTTTAGTAAGACTTAGTATGACGATATAGTATGAGTCTTGCCTTCCTCCTGTAACGGTTTAAAATGTAGACTCAAACTTTGACCATCAGGTGTTTTTGAGAATTTAACATAAAGAACAGGCCTTGCTGCTGGAAATGTGATCGCAGATAAGCTTCAAAACGGTAACGTGAAGTTATGTTTATAGCTCCAGTACCAAGGTTACGTGTCATGAATGGTGCATGTGACGACGGTTATTGGTGACAATCCTTCAATGATCGAACACTAATGCAAAGCAACCCCGAGAAGGTGTTCTTGGAATAGGCCTAGGCAGGATCTTCCTCCTTACTACTATGCGTTTCGTCTTTCCTTATAGCCTaatccattttctctctcccagatCGCCTCATAGAAACTTCCACACCCGAAACGCTCTATTCCGTGTAAGAATACAACATTCTACCAACAGTCCTTGATGTCGTAGATTTTAGAAATATTGCATGCACGATATTCACCCATCATAAATAGATATGGGTGCCACGTAAACTGGAGCCTAATCAGAAATACAGAACTGGTTTGGGGCCAAAATTAACGCTCTTATACATAATTCTCTGATACATCTGGAATGTGTTTCTATCGCTTAATATGACCAACCGCCTCagtaaacaatgttttttttttcctcttggttTTCATGTCCGCGCACATTCGAAGTTCACCTATACCTGTCTAGACCCCAGAGTCAAAGCAACGCTGATTCACCAGAGCGTACAGCGCTGATGACCGGGTCGTTAGCATGGAAACGGTGATAACTCAGACGGACTGGGTATGGGTGGAGTGGAGGAGACAGGCAGAAAGCTGCACAGGTAGTCTGAGTTTAGGATTGCTCACCTAACCAAGTCTGACTTTTCCCATGTCAGTGAACCTTTAATTCACAAACCTCCAAGatgtttgtttcctctttgaCAATCATTTGTAAACGTTGTTATGTGTTTAGACATATGAAagtacattttaaacaaatacatttttaggaTACATATTGAGGCGCAAGTTGAGTTTACATCAAATGTAATTCTCATAAACCAGATTATAATACTTTTAATGGCACTATCTTGAATGAATTTgattaaaatgaccaaaacagtGAACCAAAACTACTGGAAGACAGTGAACCAAACAGTGAACCAAAACTACTGGAAGACAGTGAACCAAACAGTGAACCAAAATGAAGGAAACCACTGTATGTATTACACCGTCATTGACTCTCTGTTCACATATTGCTAGTGAAAAATGAGCTTGCAGAGTTTACTTTGAAAGAAGACAAGGAGTTGAAACCAGATGTTGAGGAGCAAGTCTTTTGCCCTGATACTGAGgtagtcattcattcattcattcattcattcattgtttgaATGATCTCTGAAGTGGGATAACTTGGGGTGATACCCTGTTTTGCTGTTCCTCTGAGAACACAGCCAGTTCTAATCTCACAAACACCCTGACCCTATTTATAGTGGTGTTTACACAGGTTACAGCACATGCTACGTGCCTTCCATCAGACCAGAAATGTTGCTGAATAGATGACCATGCCTCACTGATCAAACTAACAGAAGTGCATTCCTCCCAAACAACGagcagacagaagaggagagtgtgtcagtggatgaTCTGTATGGCATACCTAAGGTTGGGCCACCTGCTTTACTGGCATACAAACCTGAGTCCAGACAGCGTCTTGGTCACTGTAAGGTATGGAAAAAAGTTACAAACCTTAGCCCCACAGGGCCAGATGCACaaataaatgtgatgtttttccCTCCCAACCACGTAAaacatgaaagtgtgtgtgcgtgtgtgcgtgtgtgtgtgtgtgtgtgtgcacgcatgtgtgtgtgtgcgcgtgtgtgtgcgcgcgtgtgtgttttagatcCCTACCGTAAGACGGATACCTGAAGAAGATGTCATTTTTTGTGATTATTGTCAGCAGCCTGTCAGTTTTTTTATTGACCAAGAACAAATGGAAAATGACCCCAACCCTGACTTGGTAAGCATAAactaggacacacacacacacgcacgcgcacgcgcgcgtgcacacacagacacatatgcatataGGTCTGTATATTTGAGAAGGCTGAAGTGGCCATAAGCCCAGCATAACTTTGGCTTTATTTTCCACACTCAGCTCTTTTGCTGTGAAGGTgcacagaggatgagagagtccctgttgagagaggagaggtgtcTGACCGCAGCGGAGGTGAACCAAAAAATTGACGTGGCTCCACACCCTCCCTTTAAGAGCAAGTAAGCGAAGGAGGCCACAGAGGAGTGGGGAAAAGAGAGGTCACTGAACTAGCTAATGTGTCTTCATgttctctcctccactcatgAGGCAAAGTCTGCTGGGTCTGAGACAGGGGCAGCTCTTCTCTGGAATGTGAAGGCATTGGATTGgattgaaatttttttttttttaaatccggCTCATCACAACCTATTCCACTATATCAAAAGgatattttttttgtgaagtttcCGAATAAGTAATAAATCACGCTGTTCGTAATTTAAAGTGGTTATGATAATAGCTAATGCTAATGTTTAGAGCACAGTTGGTGTCACACATTCGTAGAGGCAGACCATCTGTGACTAGTTCAATTTAGCCACAGCAGAAGAAATAGACTTCACTGCATTTTTTCTCTCCgttttctctctatctcagaTCTCTcagttgtttctgtttgtatagTTGAGTCACTCTGACCACTTGTTGTGGATGTGAATGGGATTGTGGGGGGgattgtttttctcatttcagtcTTATTTCCAGGCTGGTGACAGAGCTCATGTGTTGGGGGGTTTGTTGTTTGGAAGgttctgattttcttttaaaatatcttctctttttaaatgcCCATTTCAGGTCACGAGAAAAGGTCATTCCAAAGTTGCAGTATACAAAGAACCAAACCAGGCTCTCCTTAGGCAAGTCCTGTTCATTTACTGAATCACTTCTgcttcatacagacagacagatggacagacagacagatagacagacagacagaaagacagatagatagatagatagatagatagatagatagatagatagatagatagatagatagataaactgGTGATATATCAAAATAACTATAAAGATCTGTATTTTTTCTCTTGATTTAATTGAAAGGTGGCCAGAGGATTAATGCAATCTCATTCAGACTGTCAGATGAAGTGGGGAGCATGAAACAACAGTCACAGAATTATCAAACGCACATCATATCCCCTGTTGCTGACATTTTTACCTTGCAGGAGGAAACTCAGCAAAGGGTacattccatttctttttttcctttttttaccatgtctcttctcttttctgccttttttgatcattgtttcattttctctctgtgtgtatggaggaggaGGCAGTAATACAAAGGCCTGCATACAGGCCTGGCCAAAACAGCGTACTGAAATACTGAATACCATTTCAACTCAGAGAGAGCCAAGCACTTTAATGTCCAGTAACGTCtatgatttaaagtgtttaatatttaatgagCAAACTAACTTCTTTGCACTAATGAATGGATTtaatctcaattttttttttcctagagaAAACATTTGCTGCAGAAACTTTACCCGAATGGAAAAACTTTCCTCACCTTATTTCCCGACGGAACCGGGAACATTTTGTATCCTTTATAAATGGCCCAGAGTTAACAGTGCCGTGAACGGTTTCCCTTGGTAGAACTTTCTAGagtttttttccatgtttcttAATAGTCAGTTATCCATCTGGAAGTGTAGCAGTGCTAATCTCTTCTGTGGGGGGTGGTGACTTCACCTACATTATAATGGAAGAGAGGGACAGTGACGCAAACATGCTGGCCATCTTTACCTCCAGAGGCCAGGGAACATGCTATCATCCAAATGGGCTTATCTGGTACGAGTCTCGCATCGCTGAAAAATACCATCTCCCTACATAGCCCTTCATTTTCAATGCTGTCAATCGAACGTGcgacacattttcacaaaactgAGCACATCGCTATATACCTCTTCAGCGAACCAGCGTCAGTGATTAGAGGGACTCTCGTGTATTGAGGATATGGTATGGAAACTCATTGATCAGTTAGCACTGTAAGGGTGTAAACATCATTCCTGAAGACTTGAGAAGTGCTGTTAATCGCAAGGCTAAAGGCTAAAGGCAGTCCATCTTTAGTTCTGTAGGTCAAAACAGCAGTTTAATATACATTGGGTGGTGAGAAATCTTAGGTTCAAAGTCAGCCAATATCAACTGACCCGTGTTACATGCAGATACACTCAGgctgtagacagacagatgcccATGGTTTGTTTTCTAGGCTGAATTTGACCCAGTTAGGGGGTTGTTTTTGGAGCAAGATGGGAGCTCTCAGACAGCGCTGGAATTGGTGGGACCTTgattctcacacgcacactgccTCTTTCCAACCGCTGTGTCTGGCCTTGAACACACAAGTTAGCGTCCGTGTCCAATCACAAAACCGGATCTACCTCACCTTCAGGTGCCGGCAGAATAGGTTTCGCTTCAACATGGGATCCAACCTCAAGGtctgtggaaaaaaaccccaaaacaaacaaaaaataaaaaaaacactatctGTCCAGTTAAATGAGCACAGTGAATCCTTACAGAAATTCCcatctcaagaaaacaaacaagaaaagattttttttggggggtgcgGCATGTACAGATGTAACTCTGTGAGGTTAAGGATCACATATACAAACGCCTTTTCCCCTCCACCTTCTTGCCCAGAACACAAAACCTATAAAATAAGtttctactaaaaaaaaaaaataaataaataaaataaatagaccATAGCAAGAATGTAGTATTGAACAGACTGGAACATTGCTCATTGTTCTATTGCACTGGTCTTGCTACTGATTGCCTGCCTGTTTCACCAGCTAAGACACCCGCAGGGGCTTGCCCAATCTGGAGAAGAACTTGTCCACAGACAGCTTCAGATGAGACGTCGAGAGAtttgctctctgctggacaGGCTTGGGAGCCAGACCCAGAAACAGAGGTCACTGAGGAAAACCAAAATGCCAAAGACTTCCAGTGAAATATAGCTTTGATCTCAAACATGAGATTTTTTTACCCCCCTCTGGTTTATATATACTTGCACACCACATACAGAACCAACAACATAGAATCATCATAAATCATTATTATCATCTCCAACATTATTGTAAcgatacatttatttttatagagtttatcaccccacccccatccctccCAAGAGACAGAAATAACGCTAAGATCAACATTGTTAGAGAAGGCCATATGAGAACATATTTACGAATACACTAACAGGAATCCTCATAGGACAGCGGCCCGTCTTGTTGCTATGATACTGTTAAAGTTGTCTTGAGAAATGTAGATAACAGTTGTGGAAGTCAGCCAGCTCTCTAGTCAACAGGGgtgatgaaaagaaacaaacgaGTTTCGCTCATTTAAATATGTCTTgtatttcacataaaaaaaactcagagaacTTGCACAAAGTAGTGTAAAAGTGCGAGCATTAAGAATGTCAGACTCAGCTTGACTTTCACGATGAGCGAGAAACTACCGGAAGCAATCGATGAAGCACCAGAGATGCCGGACAGACTGCATTCCACTCAGGGGGACAAGCAAGAACCTCTGGACAAATTGCCTCAGCATACCGTTGGCAACATGCAGCTGACAGACCCACAATTTGAGACGAGAGAGAGGTTCAGTGATGCCGACCTCGATTTTAAGGAGAGTGTACCAAACACGCAACGATGCAGCACGGATCAGGGGGTAACACAAAGCGCAGCTGAGGAATGCGAATTAGCATCACATGCTCAGATATACGAAATTTCTAAAGGTATATAAGAGGGAAAGTTGGTGAAGACAGGCATTATATTTGCAAAATCTATGGTGCCCCAGTGAACATAACTTTATGACTTTTCAGCTACCAGTGACACACATCATAAGGACTCTACAAACACTTGCCAAAGAAATTCAGTGTGAGTTTAATTAGACATCAGTCGATATAAAAttgatatttatatatatataaaaaagatcTATAGTTCGATTTAAATAAGACATACTTGGCTTTAAGGGTTACTTAAAGGAGACAGCATATGCACTGTTAAGTTTTCTGTTTCAAATCCGTGTAGTCTGCCGAGCTCACCTGAACACGGTGAGAGCCGGGCACTAGATGGCAGAGTGATCCGTAGAACTAGCACCTTGACGCAGACAGACTGGGAATGGGTTGATCAAAGAAAGCAAGAACTGAGCGGTTTCAAAGGTACTGTCGTCGAAccgttttgttttaaagagagagcCGCAGTCTCATTGGCCATCATTATACATTTCAACGCGTTTTCATAATCATAACATTCTGTGTTCAGAAGTGATCCAAGCGGAGGGTGGAATTCTCGACCTTGAAAAAGAATCAAACGAGTTACTGCAtgagggagaggtgaatgatTTGACAAATGAGTCAGAGGTAAACGTACATACCCTGCAACACCATGCCTGTATTAGAGCCTCTTTGTATGCTGCGACAAAACTGAAGGATACACATTTTATCTCTCCAAATATAACTTGTTCTACTATGCGGTATCATAATTGCATGTTAACAGTTTAATCTGATTGTACATTATTCATAACTGGATTACTATATGATGTAGAGCCCTGTCAAATATATAATCTATACAATTATGATAAGTGAGCGTAGGGTGTAATCTTACACTCAAATCTAATTcgatttaatttaatttaattctttGATTGATGATGAACCTCAGGAGAATGAGAAGGACAATATGAAAACCACAGATGCACTGACTCCTGCAGCTTCACCAGTAAAAGATACAGCTTCTTAGAACTTGACTTGCTAAAATTTCTATCTTGCTAAGGCGTTGTTAACATCAAAGCCAGCCAAAAATGgtggtaaaaacaaacacatgaattgATATCTAGACGTTTATCTACTTTTCGGCATTCAAATGTGCCACACACGCTTGTAAACTCATCCCTATGTAGGAAAATAACACATTACGTCAACGTTGTTTGTGTAGATGTCAGTGGCATCCAGCTCAGACTCCTCAGTAGAGCCGCCAGAGGGAGATTTGGACCTGGATCTGTGTGAGTGCTGCCAGCAGCCGCGGAAACCTCTGGTAACCCTGGAACAGCTGGAGAACGACAGTGACCCAGAGGAGGTGGATGCCAGACTCGTCCAAGGGCACAGTCCACAATGTGATAAATTCAACGGCTAATGTAATGTGATGGACGGTTATGGAAGCTTAGCCTAGCTCAAAACTTGTGTCATTTGTAATTTCATCTGCATaggatttatttattattatttattattcatctCATTTGAAGTATTTATATGATCACATTTAGGTGTCAGAGCTGTTTTGCTGTGAGATGACCTGGAGGATGGCTGAGCAGATGGTTCTAGAAGAAGAGAGGGCTCTAGCATTGATGCAGGCCGATGTTCTTCGACCGCCAGACAAGTTAGCCGCCATAGAACGGGCTAAAGAAAGGTGAGGTAGATTAAGAGGCAATTCCAAACTTGGCTCCAGCTGCATAAAATGAATTGTGGTTGTGAATGGGATTTTTGAgtggagacaaagaaaaatctcCACTACCTGTTTCAGGCTGACACAGTGGGAGTCTCTAAGGAGACAGACTTCAGAGTACAACAGCCACTTCACCTCCAGAGCACAAAGTAGGCCCTCTATGTTAACTATTCCCCATGTAGCACCTGGTTTAGGACTTACAAGTGCTCCACAGGAACTGCTCTgcctgagaatgtgtgtgtgtgagagggagagagagagagagagagttggtgtTACACAACAGACACTCTAGGTACTGGTGTTAAGGCTTCTTTGTTGTACGATGTAGCGATGTCAAGTGTTCACAGTTAGCTGACCTGTAGTTACAGGCCTAGTGATGTAAAACTGACATGAACCTGGTTTGTAACTGGACAGAAAATGCATCTAAGTCAAAGATCTGCTATCGACTGTCTGACCAAATTTGGAATATCAAAGAGGAAGCCAAGCTCTCAGAAGAAGAGATTGTCACTCCTCAGGTCACACTATCTCTACAAGTGGAAGGGAACAGAGAACAGGTAATACACTGTCAGTCTCACTTGAGGTTTTATAATGTCACCGCTCAATTCACGACTCATCTCAATGACCTAACGACTGTTCTGTATCATGATACgtcccttctctttctgtctttctgtctttctttctttcgttctttctttctttctttctttctttctctctttctttctttctttaagagGAATACTGTCCTCaccaaacaatacaaaaatggCCACTCATACATTATCATTTTCCCAGATGGCACTGGACAGATTTGGTATCCTTACACATATCATATcgttatatgtatatatgaagtATTAATGGGATagtaatatgta is a window of Chanos chanos chromosome 10, fChaCha1.1, whole genome shotgun sequence DNA encoding:
- the LOC115822662 gene encoding endothelin receptor type B-like, with protein sequence MCTTPTRIKDVFKYINTVVSCVVFLCGIVGNVALLRIIKENKCMRSGPNIIIASLALGDLIHVFIDIPINVYKLLAVDWPFGVTICKMVPFIQKTSVGITVLSLCALSIDRYRAVASRSRTKGLGVPKRTAVKLLLIWTMSTLLAVPEAIAFDVITMNYKGQHLRICLLHPVQPSPFMEFYKSAKDWWLFVFYFCAPLVCTAVFYTLMSRVMLRTSSGAHAAISSHIRQRREVAKTVFSLVVVFAVCWLPLHLSRILKSTIYDETDPNRCDLLSAFLVLNYIGLNMASLNSCINPIALYMVSKRFKNYFKSSLCCWCSSTPVPVSEDHQTFMRSKVTEQASDNSSSLKNEPPSSPTDQSNSSHFCPTKLLCFRI